The window CCCTTTCTCtccagagctgggcctggggaggggctgctccAGTTTGGGGAAAACGAGTCAGAACGGTGCGATGCCAGGCGTTGGCCTGGTGGAAAGGTCATAGGCGAGAAACCCTCTGCGCCCCAAGTCTGCAGGCGGAAGTCAGAGAAGCAGAGTGAAGCTCCCCGCACACCCCAGGACTCCGTGGGCAGGGAGCGGCCAGCGGGGCCGGAGTGCTGGGGGGGGGTGGCATGGTGACAGGGGGCCAGGGCCTGCAGTTCTTCACGGAAGAGAAAAGTGGGGGCCTAGtgagtggtgggggagggggaggacggTGCCCCCATCAGGCGTAGAACTCCTCCTGCTTGGTGGGCTTCTGGTAGGCCCCGCCGTTGGCTTGCTTCGGCTCCTCCAGGGAGTAGCTGCCCTCGTCCTTCTTCTTCATGCGGTACAGCACAAAGCCCACCAGGCACACGGCGAAGATGAGCCCCACCAGGCCTCCGGCGATGACCCCTAGGGTGGGTGGACAGGGGCCAACTCAGCTCTCAGCTCCTGGGGCTCCGCGCAGTCCCTCCCCAACCAGGCAGCCTCAGAGGTGGCCTTGGCTCTGCTCAGAGCCCCACCCCAAGGGCTAAAGAcggccgcccccaccccagggtaGGAGTTTGCCCCCCCTCAACCTGAGAGCAAACTCACCTCCCAGCACCTCCTTCCTGTCCAGGAGGCCCTGCGAGGCCCCTGTGGCCCCCTGATCCACTGGGGGCTGATTCCGGTGGTCAGGCTCGATGGCCACCCCGACTGTGTTCTCCCCGGAAGTTTCAAAGGTGAAGTCCTGTGGAAGGCAGGGCAGGTCAGGGGGCTGGGCCACCGCAGGCAGCAGCATCCAGCCCTGTGGCCAGTGCCTGCCTGTGATCTCCCCTGCCACCTGCTCAGAAGCACCCAGATCCCACCTCTGCGACCCAAAGCCCGGCCCTCTGGCCATATCACACTGGACCCTGGTTGGACCGTGGCACAGATATCACGAAAACTGATACAATGCACACATTTTTTATACGGAAATAAGTAGGCTTATTTTAGTATAATGTGTAAAATTCCCATGatgctataaaatgaaaaataagacttGGTATTAATAGAATTTTCATCCTTGCAGCAGGGGCCTCAACTAAGTTTGGGAAGCCCTCCCTTGGGTGATTTTTAAGGAATCTGTTGTTCCGATCTCACGAGTAGCCTGTCTTGCTCTTTGCAaggccctgggggcaggggaaggtgggCCCCCATGCTCACAGGGCACAGGGTGTTGGGCTTGCCGGGTGTCAGGCACCGGGGGCCACCCAATGTCTCAAGAAAGGCAGAGGCCGCTCACCTGCTCCCCTGAGCCCTCTCCTGCCGGGAGCTGATTGGAGGCTCCATCCTCAGCAGCCGTCTCGGTGGGAAAGGACCCTCCATCCTCTACGCTGGGAATGTGAGGGTCGGCTTGGCCAGGTCCTGTGGGAGCTGAGGTCTCATGGTGGCCAGGCTGCATGTccctgtgggggtgggaggtggcaggtGCCTGGGCGGTGGTGGCTCTGGCTGTTGTGGCCCGATGGGTGGTTGAGAGCTGCGTGGTCTCCCTGGGTGGGAGGGTGGCCTCCTGCTCCTGGGCGGTGAGGCCAGGCTCCGCTTCTGCCAAGACTACAGCCTCTCCCTCCTCGGGCCCCCCTCCAGTCAGCAGGATGGATGTGAAGGTGGCTGTGCCCTCTGGGCCAGTGGGCTCGGGAGCCATGGGCGTGGTTGTCAGGAGCCACATGTCCTTCCAGGTGGAGGGGGTCTGCTGTGACAAGGTGCTGTCTTGAAAAGCACCTGCAGGGCCAGAAGCAGAGCATGTCAGTGTGGGGGAGGCCCCAGGACACCCAGACCAGCCGGGCTCCGGCTGCGAGGGAGGCTCTGACTCCCAGACCAGCAAGGAGAGCAACCCGCCCTCCCCCAGAGAAGCTGTGCCCTGGGATGGAGCTAGCTGAGGCTGAACTTGACTTGGAAAATGAACACGCAGAGCCACCTTTCCCACCGCACATGCCCGGGGCGGCCTGGTTCCCAGAGCCAGGACAAAGGTGCCAAGGCCATCAGGAAAGGAGCTTTCCTGCAGcaacgggggtgggggtggcatctGTTAGGGGCTGACTGCCTAATCCCTGGTGCATACGGCTctctggcccctccctgcccggAAAGGCTCCTGCTCCCAAGAACAGATGCCGTATCCCACCTTGCGCCTCTCAGGCCTCTGCCTAGACCACTCCCCCACGGATGGCCTCAGCGTGCCCCCCTCAGCTCTCACCCCTCTTCCAAGGTTCCCTCAAGAGCCACCTCCTCTGGGAGCCCTCCCTGACTACCTCCAGCTCAGAAACTCCTCTCATCCATGAAAAGGGGAAACTGGGAAGGGAACGTGGACAGAAAAGCTACTGCCCAGCAGGCTCTGTGCTGCCCTATAGCTCCAAACAACCTTATCAGGTCAAggtactattcccattttacagatgagaaaacaggcgcTCGGAGAAGTCGAGTAACCTTCCAAAGGTGGCCTAGCGAGAGAACACGAGCCTGTGTGCAGCAGGCAGGCCTGGGGCCTCCGGGGAACTACAGCCCTAGCTTCACCTCTGAGCGTGTTTTCTCCCCAACAGGCGTCTCTGTGCAGCACGGACCCCATTCTTTTGCTCGGCATCACCCTTCAGACCCAGCCGGACAGGGACAGGGCGGGGTGCCCTCAGGAACTGCTCAGTAATTAAGCACAGGCAATCGCCTGGCCGCTGCCCCCAGCCACGGCCTGTTAGCCTCACCTGCGCCTGAGCCGGAAAAGTTGTCAGAGTCATCCCCAGAACCGTCCTGATCTTCAGGGGGCACATTTGTGGCCACAATTTGCTGAAAAAGGATCAGAAAAAGGTGTGAGTGGAGGCGGGGGGGGCCCTGCCGTGCCCGGGTCCCCATCCTAGACAGCCGAGTGAGCTCACCCCGGCCTGCACAGCACAGGTGCACGGGCAGGAAGCCCACTCGTGTGGCTCTGGGACCCTCAGCTCTGGGCGGCCCTTTGGGGCCTCACACCCTCCTGCTGCTACAACACAGGTGGGTGCAGGGTGCAGGGATGCACGAGAGGGGAGGGAGCCCCAGACCTCCCGGAGGGCAGACAAACACTGTTACTGGGAGCACAGGCTGGGGGCCCCATGGGACTCCATCAGCCCACCCCACACTGAGAATCAGGTCTTGGGGGCTGTTGGCCATGGAGCTCTAGGGGCCAAGATTGCTGATGCTGCCCTTCTGAGGGGCTTTCAAGAGCCCCTTAGGACAATCCCACAACAACGTGGATCCAGAGAGACTGCCTCCAGGCATGCTGGACACCAGGGTGTGGACCCCAAGGGCCACGCTGCCCACatggggcagccccaggcctggccatgatgctcctcccacacccagcccaggcccccaTCCACAATAGGGACTGGGGCCAAGCCCTCTGGCCAGAGTATTGTCCTCctcagggaaggaaggacagggtAGCCACGAGGCTCATCTGGAAGGGGCTCTGCACCAAGCCTCTAGTAAATGAGCTGTGGGCCTGGGATGGACCCTGTTTGCAAATGACAGCCCCAGGAATGCCACCAGCGTGGCCCAGCTCCAAGAGGCTGAGTGCAAACCCATGCCCAGTTCATGAGGCAGGGACTGTGAGGAGACAGAACATGCCACGCACCGTGAGCAGGCCTGTGCAGAAACCCTGGGGGTGCAGGGAGAAAGTCAGGACCACCTCTGCCCCCAACCCTGGTCCCAGCATGGCAAGTGGGGAAAGGAAGACCCAGCAGCCAGGTGGCAGGAAGGGTGGCGTTGAGAGTTCGGTTCAGCAGCAAGGCTTTGACCCAAACAACCCCACCTGCTATACCACCCATCTTGAGGGTCCCAGTGCCAGGGACCAGAAcaaagaatgaatgaagcagCAGAACACAGCTCAGCACACGGGCTTCACAGACCCCTGACCCCCACCACTGACTAGTCATGTGACCCTGGGGATGTCTGAGCCTCTTatggcctcagtctcctcatctgtaaattaaggATGATAGTAACACCTACACTCCATGACTGGTGCAGATGTTCCATGAGGTTATGCAAGCAAAGATCctaacagagcctggcacacagcaagtgcccACAAACAAAGGCCACTGCTCTGACCAGGGAGCGAGAGCCACTCAGCCTGGGGAACAGGGATTCTGGGGCACACGGCAGCCTCAGATGCCAGCAGGCCTGTCTAAGAGGGTGGGACAGAGGTGGACAGGGTTTCATGAGACgagggggcaggtgggagccagTTCATCAGCAGCCTCTGCACAGACCTGTCAGAGGGGCCTGCCTAAGGCTGGGCTCCAAGGGAACAGGGCCGCCTCGGCCCACGAGGCCTTGCCAAGCCCTGGGCACAGGCCCATGGGCCTCACTCTTGAGTAGAGCAGGGAGGGACAGACATGACCTTTGGCCTCCTGAGACAGCCTTGGAAGCTCCCCATCTCAGGGCCCAGGTCTCAGGGACATACGAGACACGTGTAGAAACTGCAAGACTAGAAATAACACTGAACTTCCTTTGAAAGTACAAAAGCAAAACTGTACCCCCCCCGCCCCACCAAGAGTAAGGTTTTGACCTTAGAAGGGCCTTTCACGGCCCATCTACAATGAATAGTCACATCCCTCTCAAGAACAGGTGGGCTCAGCTTGGAGCCCACCTCAGGCTGCCTGGGAAGGCAAAAAGTAAACCAGCCTTGAACCTCTGTAAGTCCCAGGAAAATCAGCTGTTCTTGTAACAAATCAACAACCTTATGGTGCAAGGTCTACCTTGCCCCCGCCCCACCCACAGTGCAGACACCGATTGGAAAGCCCAAAGCCGGAAGGCTTGGCTGCCCTGGAGGTTGGGGGATCCTGGAACACACGCATGGAGTCTGGGGAGCAGGGACTAAGAGGGGAATGGTCAGTCCGTTTCCGTTTCAGCCACACTGGGCTCCTCCTGGCCACaccctgggcagggtggggatcATCCCAGAAGGAGGGTGTGACGGTGCGAGGCCTTTGCTGAGATGGGAAACACTTTCCACCCATTACCCTTTGATTCCTACAGTTCACCTGCAGGTGAGGCGGCAGGACTGGGCTGAGCATCGCTGGCAGACAGGAACAGAGCCTCAGGAAGGGTGAGGCCTCAGGCCTCCTCTCCTGCCATCCCtacctccctgtccccagccctgaagGACCACCTGACCCGGCTGAGCCCATGAGTGCAATTCCCAGAGCCCTAGCCCAGTGCTGAAGGTACCGAGGTGCCGGCCCATGCTTGAGAGATGGAGCGAGAAGGGTGAGGACCAGAACAGGGCCagggctgccaggggctgagagCCTTCATCACCCGCCGCCAGCACACTGGAGTCTGTGGGCAGAGGGCTGGCACAGAACCTTCCGGAAGGCAGCCTCAAGCCAAGTCCTGCCAGCTTCCAGCCCCACACTGGTCATAAGGAGGGCCACCCTCCTTGGCAACCTCCGTCTCAGCAGAGCCCCTtgccaggctggccctggggctgaaGGGCGAGGTGTATTGCTGCACCTGTCTGAGACATCGTGGGCATAAAAGCTCCTCGGCTGTGTCACAAACCCAGCTATCAAGTGGGCATCTCCAGGGGGTTCAAGTGAGGATGGTAGCACCAGTTGATAACTAGAAGGGTCGTCTGTCTGCCACCCACCCTGACCCCATCAACCTGCGACCACCAGGTCCAAAGACCTATGGTTTCCAACCCAAAACTGAATCACTAACATGTGTGTCACCTGCTGCTTGGCTTGAGTGACAGATAAAACACAATTCCCTTAAAAAGCACTACTGACTTCACAGGCCGTGTTGCTTTTGCCAGCACATTCTACATGTACAATAGGTCATGGAATTTTGATATTTAATAGGTCTTCAACTTCAAATATCTGGGGACTTCAAAATCTTCCACTTCAAAAATTGTCCATggactttggggaaaaaagagggtAAGAAAATCTGGTCCCAGGCCTGGCAGagctcccagcccccaggacaCACAGCCCAGTCCCTATTCCAGTGACGGAGGCTGGGCTACAGAGGGCCTCCCTACGGGGGGTGCTAGGGCCGGGCCTTGaagcccccagccaggcccaggagaGGACAGCGCTAGCCCCGGGACAGTGGCTCGGCCATGCTGGGTCTCTGACACGCAGCCTTTGCACggcagagaggaaagggaggctgTAACTGCTCCGTGTGCTCATGAAAGCCCTGGCTTCTATGGGTGGGAGCAGAGTCTCTGAAGTCCCATTAGTCACAACCAGACAGAAAGAGCTGCCCCTTATCCAAGGAGCTGGGTCACAGCCCGGATCCCAGGCCTTGGTGCTAGCTCTGGGGCTGGTAGACAGGAGGGTCCCAGACCTATCCCAGGAGCCCAAGCTGCCAGGTCAAAGGCAGCAGGGCCCCACAGTCACACCAGGACCAACACTCGTCACCCCATCCCGTGGAGATCCCATGCAACAACAAACATCCTCAGAAGCTTAAAACAGATTCGAGATGATTTAGAAATCTTTACCCCCCTCAGCTTCTTGGTCAGATCTATGATCCAAGGGAAACGGCTGACTCTCTCCTCCCCAGACCTCACgactcctggggctgaggcttcTGAGCTGCAGAACCCCAGCCTTCTCCCCCACACTCCACTTCAAGATGCCACACTGGCCGAAGGTGACGTACAAACCATGACCTACATCCAGGCCAGGGGCTCTCAGCTTCAGGGTCTCCAGGAATCACCGGCAGACCGTGACAAAGGAAGTCTTCTGAGGTCCGGCCCAGAGGCTGACTGGCGCGCTTAGCAAGCTCCCAGGTCCTGCAGGCCGTCCCTAGAACGGACTTTGAGAACTACGGTCTAGAGAGGAAAAGGCCTCCCCAGGAGTGAATGGGCAAGACCCCCACTCCGGTCCCTCAACTGAGTCCAGAGTTCAAACACAAGGGACTGAATAGCAACAGAGCCCCGTGAACAAGCTCTAGTGGCAAAAGGACTGGGGAAGGCTCTGGCACGTCCTCCCTACATTTCCAATGCGTCCA of the Lemur catta isolate mLemCat1 chromosome 4, mLemCat1.pri, whole genome shotgun sequence genome contains:
- the SDC1 gene encoding syndecan-1; its protein translation is MKRAALCLWLCALALRLQPALPQIVATNVPPEDQDGSGDDSDNFSGSGAGAFQDSTLSQQTPSTWKDMWLLTTTPMAPEPTGPEGTATFTSILLTGGGPEEGEAVVLAEAEPGLTAQEQEATLPPRETTQLSTTHRATTARATTAQAPATSHPHRDMQPGHHETSAPTGPGQADPHIPSVEDGGSFPTETAAEDGASNQLPAGEGSGEQDFTFETSGENTVGVAIEPDHRNQPPVDQGATGASQGLLDRKEVLGGVIAGGLVGLIFAVCLVGFVLYRMKKKDEGSYSLEEPKQANGGAYQKPTKQEEFYA